From Streptomyces sp. NBC_01754, a single genomic window includes:
- a CDS encoding TOMM precursor leader peptide-binding protein: protein MNRPGGHVRPGGTDHQAQPEGDGALVGFKSHLRPTIVPDEAVYLMSRRGVTVLHGAHAETLVPLLDGTRSLAAVLRDAAPAVGAADAEAAVRALADAGLVRFRPPGADGRGAPLAGDPAAEAYWDLTGLDGPRAAAEVALTAVRVEALPGLDPTPVVKACLASGIRVAEPGESAGLSLVLCDDYLSPRLAEVDAAHRAAGRPWLLAKLCGVDPWVGPVFRPRDGPCWSCLASRLRGHRHSERPVQRALGLEGPPSRPDASLAAGRSLAVDIAVLETAKWLAGMRDPARSVIRTLDTLRLQTGSHPVDRLPQCACCGEPGLVARCVSAPFRPVSRPKADQDVNGHRALTAEQMLDRYGHLVDPVTGVVKEIRRAPRSPGFVNSYLSGHNLAMGSHNLAGLRSGLRALSGGKGLTETEARTSALCEAVERYSGTRHGDEPVVRDSYRALGAAALHPNSCQLYDERQFRTRERWNAAHSRFQYVSEPFDERSPTDWTPVWSLTAQKQRLLPTSMLYFADGQGAPDGLWADSNGNAAGSSPEDALVQGFLELVERDAVALWWYNRTRQPAVDLDAFDEPYIDRLRSGYRQVGREMWVLDLTSDFGIPVMAALSRRTDKPAQDVIFGFGAHFDPRLALRRALTEMGQLLPSVCEAAADGSGYRVDDPEPRDWWQRATPANQPYLSPDPSAAARGPGHWPYTPRPDLLDDVTAVTELVGARGMELLVLDQSRPDLGLPVVKVIVPGLRHFWARLGPGRLYDAPVQLGRLDEPTCYDDLNPVPLFV from the coding sequence ATGAACCGCCCGGGGGGGCACGTGCGTCCGGGAGGAACGGACCACCAGGCACAACCGGAGGGCGACGGCGCGCTGGTGGGGTTCAAGAGCCACCTGCGGCCGACGATCGTCCCTGACGAGGCCGTGTACCTGATGTCGCGGCGGGGTGTGACCGTACTGCACGGCGCGCACGCCGAGACGCTGGTCCCGCTGCTGGACGGCACCCGGAGCCTCGCGGCGGTGCTGCGGGACGCGGCGCCGGCGGTCGGCGCCGCGGACGCCGAGGCGGCCGTACGGGCCCTGGCCGACGCCGGGCTGGTGCGGTTCCGTCCGCCCGGGGCCGACGGACGCGGCGCCCCGCTCGCCGGCGACCCGGCCGCGGAGGCCTACTGGGACCTCACCGGTCTGGACGGGCCGCGGGCCGCGGCGGAGGTGGCACTCACCGCCGTACGCGTCGAGGCACTTCCCGGACTGGATCCGACGCCGGTGGTGAAGGCCTGCCTCGCCTCCGGGATCAGGGTCGCGGAGCCGGGCGAGAGCGCCGGACTGTCCCTCGTCCTGTGTGACGACTACCTCTCACCGCGGCTGGCCGAGGTGGACGCCGCGCACCGGGCGGCCGGGCGGCCCTGGCTGCTGGCGAAACTGTGCGGCGTGGACCCGTGGGTCGGTCCGGTGTTCCGGCCGCGGGACGGGCCGTGCTGGTCCTGTCTGGCCTCACGGCTGCGCGGGCACCGCCACTCCGAACGGCCGGTGCAGCGCGCCCTCGGCCTCGAGGGCCCGCCGTCCCGCCCCGACGCCTCGTTGGCGGCCGGGCGCTCGCTCGCCGTCGACATCGCGGTGCTGGAAACGGCCAAGTGGCTCGCCGGGATGCGGGATCCGGCGCGGAGCGTCATCCGTACGCTGGACACGCTGCGCCTCCAGACCGGGTCGCACCCGGTGGACCGGCTCCCGCAGTGTGCGTGCTGCGGGGAGCCCGGACTGGTCGCCCGGTGTGTCAGCGCCCCGTTCCGTCCGGTGTCACGGCCCAAGGCGGACCAGGACGTCAACGGGCACCGTGCGCTCACCGCGGAGCAGATGCTCGACCGGTACGGCCATCTCGTCGACCCGGTCACGGGCGTCGTCAAGGAGATCCGGCGGGCGCCCCGGAGCCCGGGTTTCGTCAACTCCTACCTGTCCGGCCACAATCTCGCCATGGGGTCCCACAACCTGGCCGGACTGCGGTCGGGGCTGCGGGCGCTGAGCGGGGGCAAGGGACTCACCGAGACCGAGGCCCGCACCAGTGCGCTGTGCGAGGCGGTGGAGCGCTACAGCGGGACCCGGCACGGCGACGAACCCGTCGTACGCGACAGCTACCGTGCGCTCGGCGCGGCGGCCCTGCACCCCAACTCCTGCCAGTTGTACGACGAGAGGCAGTTCCGTACCCGGGAGCGGTGGAACGCGGCGCACTCCCGGTTCCAGTACGTCAGCGAGCCGTTCGACGAGCGGTCACCGACCGACTGGACTCCGGTGTGGTCGCTCACCGCGCAGAAGCAGCGGCTGCTCCCGACGTCCATGCTGTACTTCGCCGACGGGCAGGGCGCCCCGGACGGGCTGTGGGCCGACTCCAACGGCAACGCGGCCGGCAGCAGCCCCGAAGACGCCCTCGTCCAGGGCTTCCTGGAGCTGGTGGAGCGGGACGCCGTGGCGCTCTGGTGGTACAACCGCACCCGCCAGCCCGCGGTCGATCTCGACGCCTTCGACGAGCCGTACATCGACCGGTTGCGCAGCGGGTACCGGCAGGTCGGGCGTGAGATGTGGGTGCTCGACCTGACCTCGGACTTCGGTATCCCGGTGATGGCCGCGCTGTCCCGGCGCACCGACAAGCCGGCCCAGGACGTGATCTTCGGGTTCGGCGCGCACTTCGATCCGCGGCTGGCCCTGCGCCGGGCGCTGACGGAGATGGGGCAGTTGCTGCCCTCGGTGTGCGAGGCCGCGGCCGACGGTTCCGGCTACCGGGTGGACGATCCCGAGCCGCGCGACTGGTGGCAGCGGGCCACCCCCGCCAACCAGCCCTACCTGTCCCCCGATCCCTCCGCCGCCGCCCGGGGGCCCGGGCACTGGCCGTACACGCCGCGGCCCGATCTGCTGGACGACGTGACGGCGGTGACGGAACTGGTCGGTGCGCGCGGGATGGAGTTGCTGGTGCTCGACCAGAGCAGGCCGGACCTCGGGCTCCCCGTGGTCAAGGTGATCGTTCCGGGGCTGCGCCACTTCTGGGCGCGGCTGGGCCCCGGGCGCCTGTACGACGCCCCGGTCCAGCTGGGCCGGCTCGACGAACCGACGTGCTACGACGACCTCAACCCCGTCCCGCTGTTCGTGTGA
- a CDS encoding GlsB/YeaQ/YmgE family stress response membrane protein, producing MSFLWAIIAGLIIGLLAKLVVPGRQPIPLWLTILVGIVGALVGNALAVAVGVRDTAGVDWIRHIFQVGVAAVLVAFVSPLWVRRNS from the coding sequence GTGTCGTTCCTGTGGGCCATCATCGCGGGACTCATCATCGGCCTGCTGGCCAAGCTCGTCGTACCCGGCCGTCAGCCCATCCCCCTGTGGCTGACGATTCTCGTCGGTATCGTCGGTGCCCTCGTCGGGAACGCGCTCGCCGTCGCCGTCGGAGTACGCGACACCGCGGGTGTCGACTGGATCAGGCACATCTTCCAGGTCGGCGTCGCGGCCGTCCTCGTCGCCTTCGTCTCACCTCTGTGGGTGCGACGGAACTCCTGA